Proteins encoded by one window of Kribbella italica:
- a CDS encoding ABC transporter ATP-binding protein: protein MTALVRVRDLSARAGRSILVDQVSFEVWAGQVTALVGASGSGKTTSALALLGEHGDRVDLRGLVEVAGEIVVDDNGPTAAEVRGRVVAYMPQHPGSALNPARRIGAGLRELEKLHHPGQDVVPEALRAAQLPQDRKTLRRFPHQFSGGQRQRIALAQALTCRPRVLVLDEPSTGLDSITRLQLVGELRELAGEGLGILLLSHDLDLVRALAHHVVVLDAGQVVASGGSEVLPDGPELPVVKGTDHGSEPLLQATRLSARVRGREPILREVDLSVLPGACLGVVGRSGSGKTTLARCLAGLHERYDGEITLDGDVLPVLRKRTAEQNRRVQYVWQEVRGSFDERRPVVDQVARTAQRLRGFRPLEARDEAVAVLARLGVSAMVAGRPPSRLSGGELQRAALARALLAKPDVLICDEITTALDEHGTGLVVELLQELKQQGTALVWISHDLGLVAAVADDVLVIDAGRVAEQGPPATVMTHPSTEVTRRLVRAARVGQDPPPPVPSLSTDTRSTPQ from the coding sequence ATGACAGCACTGGTGCGAGTCCGTGACCTGTCGGCGCGAGCAGGCCGATCCATCCTCGTCGATCAGGTGAGCTTCGAGGTGTGGGCCGGGCAAGTGACTGCTCTGGTCGGTGCCTCGGGATCAGGGAAGACGACCTCGGCGTTGGCTCTCCTCGGGGAGCACGGGGATCGTGTCGATCTGCGGGGGCTGGTCGAGGTCGCCGGAGAGATCGTTGTCGACGACAACGGCCCGACGGCCGCGGAGGTCCGTGGGCGGGTGGTGGCCTACATGCCGCAGCACCCGGGCAGCGCGTTGAATCCCGCGCGGCGGATCGGGGCGGGGCTTCGGGAGCTGGAGAAACTGCATCATCCCGGGCAGGACGTCGTACCGGAGGCTTTGCGGGCGGCGCAGTTGCCGCAGGACCGGAAGACCCTGCGACGGTTCCCGCACCAGTTCTCGGGCGGGCAGCGGCAGCGGATCGCGCTGGCGCAGGCGTTGACGTGCCGGCCGCGGGTGCTCGTGCTGGACGAACCGAGTACGGGGCTGGACTCGATCACGCGGTTGCAGCTCGTGGGAGAGCTGCGGGAGCTGGCGGGCGAGGGGCTGGGGATCTTGCTGCTCAGTCACGACCTCGATCTGGTGCGGGCGCTGGCGCATCACGTCGTCGTCCTCGATGCCGGGCAGGTGGTCGCGTCCGGCGGATCCGAGGTCCTGCCGGACGGGCCGGAACTGCCCGTCGTCAAGGGAACCGATCACGGCAGCGAGCCGTTGCTCCAGGCAACAAGACTGTCCGCGCGGGTGCGCGGACGGGAACCGATCCTGCGAGAGGTCGACCTCAGCGTGCTGCCCGGAGCCTGTCTCGGCGTGGTCGGGCGGTCCGGGAGCGGCAAGACGACGCTCGCGCGGTGCCTGGCCGGGCTGCACGAGCGGTACGACGGGGAGATCACGCTCGACGGCGACGTACTCCCGGTACTGCGGAAGCGGACGGCCGAGCAGAACCGGCGGGTCCAGTACGTGTGGCAGGAGGTCCGCGGGTCGTTCGACGAACGGCGGCCGGTGGTCGACCAGGTCGCGCGGACTGCGCAGCGGCTCAGGGGCTTCCGGCCCCTGGAGGCCAGGGACGAGGCGGTCGCCGTACTGGCTCGACTTGGCGTGTCGGCGATGGTTGCCGGGCGGCCGCCGAGCCGGCTGTCCGGCGGTGAGCTGCAGCGGGCCGCGCTGGCCAGGGCACTGCTGGCCAAGCCCGACGTACTGATCTGCGACGAGATCACCACCGCGCTCGACGAGCACGGCACCGGACTGGTCGTCGAACTGCTGCAGGAGCTGAAGCAGCAGGGCACCGCGCTGGTCTGGATCAGCCATGATCTCGGCCTGGTCGCGGCCGTCGCCGACGACGTCCTGGTGATCGACGCCGGCCGGGTCGCCGAGCAAGGACCCCCGGCGACCGTGATGACCCACCCGTCCACTGAGGTGACCCGGCGGCTGGTGAGGGCCGCCCGGGTCGGACAAGATCCGCCTCCGCCCGTGCCATCCCTGAGTACTGACACGAGGAGCACCCCGCAGTGA
- a CDS encoding ABC transporter permease, with product MRARTPVAVSLLLVLIPLLVAAFGPLVPLDPAPGLPYERGAGHPLGTDGLGRDVLALLLDGGRTALGMALGAVAIAYLVGGLIGLVAASTRHRWLDELLIRPLDVLLPLPSLLVISVVAVGWRASALAITLAVAAVNVPTVARLVRAAALDAASSPVVEALRMQRESWFGIHLGYVGRAVLGPVAADIGTRITLAVFLVASVNFLGLGLSPTAPDWAVSVSRNREGLLLQPWAVLAPALLLVAFTLGFNLLADRLVHRTRRMAEVSR from the coding sequence ATGAGAGCCCGTACGCCGGTCGCCGTGTCGCTGCTGCTCGTACTGATCCCCCTGCTGGTGGCGGCGTTCGGGCCGTTGGTCCCTCTCGACCCTGCTCCGGGCCTGCCGTACGAGCGTGGCGCCGGGCATCCCCTCGGCACCGACGGGCTCGGTCGCGACGTACTCGCGCTGCTGCTCGACGGTGGACGGACGGCGCTCGGGATGGCGCTCGGCGCGGTCGCGATCGCCTACCTCGTCGGCGGTCTGATCGGGCTGGTTGCCGCCTCGACGCGGCACCGCTGGCTCGACGAGCTGTTGATCCGGCCGCTGGACGTGCTGCTCCCGCTGCCGTCCCTGCTGGTGATCAGCGTCGTCGCGGTCGGGTGGCGCGCTTCCGCCCTCGCGATCACGCTCGCGGTCGCCGCGGTCAACGTGCCGACGGTCGCCCGCCTGGTCAGAGCCGCCGCCCTCGACGCCGCCAGCAGCCCGGTGGTGGAAGCCCTGCGGATGCAACGCGAAAGCTGGTTCGGCATCCACCTCGGGTACGTCGGCCGCGCCGTCCTCGGACCGGTCGCCGCCGACATCGGCACCCGGATCACGCTGGCCGTCTTCCTGGTCGCGTCGGTCAACTTCCTGGGACTGGGGCTGAGCCCGACCGCGCCGGACTGGGCGGTGAGTGTGAGTCGCAATCGCGAAGGGTTGCTGTTGCAGCCGTGGGCCGTGCTGGCTCCCGCGTTGCTGCTGGTGGCGTTCACGCTGGGGTTCAACCTGCTGGCCGACCGCTTGGTGCACCGCACGCGCCGGATGGCAGAGGTCAGCCGATGA
- a CDS encoding ABC transporter permease — MRAYAAQRAALAVLQLAVLSVLVFVLTSLLPGDAADMRFTETLTPEQVASLRAQLGLDQPAIERFGHWVGNVLSGDLGTSLISGGPVLDIVKASVGATLVLTVATLAVVVPVAVALGILMGTRENGRLDRTVTSITLALSAIPDFVIAVVLVAVFSLKLGWLPATWVGGDLLASPVLLVLPVGVLLGRTVCLLSRQVRAGTINALHADYVVQARRLGVPRRRLLLRHVLPNAAVPGVQELARTGDTLLGGVLVVEAIFAIPGFATALVDGVETRDLPVVQGLTLVLAVAALLINLGADLVCNRLVPRSELLR; from the coding sequence ATGCGGGCCTACGCGGCCCAACGGGCTGCCCTCGCGGTGCTCCAGCTCGCCGTCTTGTCGGTGCTGGTGTTCGTGCTGACCTCGCTGCTACCAGGTGATGCGGCGGACATGCGGTTCACCGAGACGCTGACGCCGGAGCAGGTCGCCTCGCTGCGGGCGCAGCTCGGGCTGGACCAGCCGGCGATCGAGCGGTTCGGCCACTGGGTCGGGAACGTGCTGAGCGGAGATCTCGGGACGTCGCTGATCAGCGGTGGGCCGGTGCTGGACATCGTGAAGGCGTCGGTGGGCGCGACGCTGGTGCTCACGGTGGCGACGCTGGCGGTCGTCGTACCGGTGGCTGTTGCCTTGGGCATCTTGATGGGGACGCGCGAGAACGGGCGGCTGGACCGAACCGTCACGTCGATCACGCTGGCGTTGAGCGCGATTCCGGACTTCGTGATCGCGGTGGTGCTGGTGGCGGTGTTCTCGCTGAAGCTCGGGTGGCTGCCGGCGACGTGGGTCGGCGGTGATCTCCTCGCGAGTCCGGTGCTGCTGGTGCTGCCGGTCGGCGTACTGCTCGGGCGGACGGTGTGCCTGCTGTCGCGGCAGGTGCGGGCGGGGACGATCAACGCGCTGCACGCCGACTACGTCGTACAGGCTCGGCGGCTCGGGGTGCCTCGGCGGCGGTTGCTGCTGCGGCATGTCCTGCCGAACGCGGCGGTGCCGGGCGTGCAGGAGCTGGCGCGGACCGGGGACACGCTGCTCGGCGGCGTGCTGGTGGTCGAGGCGATCTTCGCGATCCCGGGGTTCGCGACGGCGTTGGTCGATGGTGTCGAGACGCGTGATCTACCGGTGGTGCAGGGATTGACGCTCGTCCTTGCTGTGGCCGCGCTGCTGATCAACCTGGGGGCTGACCTGGTCTGCAACCGGCTGGTCCCGCGGTCGGAGTTGCTGCGATGA
- a CDS encoding ABC transporter substrate-binding protein: MSEALNRRGFLGLAGGLGLAAIAGCGSGGDQPAAQPQQGGRLRAVFAGGGAKEVLDPHVQSLFVDIARHKALYEKLVELGPDLKPVPRLAEKWEPDAQAATWRFTLRDVTWHNGKSLTTDDVLYSLARMADPSAPDRVAQSSLASLDLKRCRAVDKRTVELTLTAPNAEFPALLAGIGTQIVPDGFKDPTKPIGTGAFTFVSFEAGRSMVAKRYADYWDGAARIEELHLLSAEAEARANAVQGGQAEYANDMTATFARTAEAGRTVKIVAAKGSTMQSFVMKTDQAPFDNPDVRMAFKLLVDRQRLVDVVLAGRGVVGNDLFGKGYQYYPDGLPQRERNLDEAKALLKKAGLVNKEIEIFTADASAGFVEAATLLAEQAGEAGVKLKVTTGSSQTYQKDLLTKGAIGSHRSGAMPIPQYITDRLLSKSPFNATHWRRPAFDAAFASAQVLTDEAARAAKYGELQKTVRDEGGILAWGHPDYLIAVSSKVQGVEAVPPNTLDQGRFDKVWLA, translated from the coding sequence ATGTCCGAAGCGCTGAACAGACGTGGGTTCCTGGGCCTGGCCGGGGGACTGGGACTGGCCGCGATCGCCGGCTGCGGGAGCGGCGGCGACCAGCCGGCCGCGCAGCCGCAGCAGGGTGGCCGGCTGCGGGCGGTGTTCGCCGGCGGCGGCGCCAAGGAGGTGCTCGACCCGCACGTGCAGAGCCTGTTCGTCGACATCGCGCGGCACAAGGCGCTCTACGAGAAGCTGGTCGAGCTCGGGCCGGACCTCAAGCCGGTGCCGCGGCTGGCGGAGAAGTGGGAGCCGGACGCGCAGGCCGCGACCTGGCGCTTCACGCTGCGGGATGTCACCTGGCACAACGGCAAGTCGCTGACCACCGACGACGTGCTCTACAGCCTGGCCCGGATGGCGGACCCGTCCGCGCCGGACCGGGTCGCCCAGTCGTCGCTGGCGTCCCTGGACCTCAAGCGGTGCCGCGCGGTCGACAAGCGCACGGTCGAACTGACGCTGACCGCACCGAACGCCGAGTTCCCCGCGCTGCTGGCCGGGATCGGGACGCAGATCGTGCCGGACGGGTTCAAGGACCCGACCAAGCCGATCGGCACGGGCGCCTTCACTTTCGTCTCCTTCGAGGCCGGCCGGTCCATGGTCGCCAAGCGGTACGCCGACTACTGGGACGGCGCGGCCCGGATCGAGGAGCTGCACCTGCTGTCCGCCGAGGCGGAGGCGCGGGCCAACGCGGTGCAGGGCGGCCAGGCCGAGTACGCGAACGACATGACCGCGACCTTCGCGCGGACCGCCGAGGCCGGCCGGACGGTGAAGATCGTGGCGGCCAAGGGCAGCACGATGCAGTCGTTCGTGATGAAGACCGACCAGGCACCGTTCGACAACCCCGACGTCCGGATGGCGTTCAAGCTGCTCGTCGACCGGCAGCGCCTCGTGGACGTCGTCCTGGCCGGGCGCGGCGTGGTCGGGAACGACCTGTTCGGCAAGGGCTACCAGTACTACCCGGACGGACTGCCGCAGCGCGAGCGCAACCTCGACGAGGCCAAGGCGCTGCTGAAGAAGGCCGGCCTGGTGAACAAGGAGATCGAGATCTTCACCGCCGACGCTTCGGCCGGGTTCGTCGAGGCCGCGACCCTGCTGGCCGAGCAGGCCGGTGAGGCCGGGGTGAAGCTGAAGGTGACGACGGGCAGCTCGCAGACGTACCAGAAGGACCTGCTGACCAAGGGCGCGATCGGCAGCCACCGGTCCGGCGCGATGCCGATCCCGCAGTACATCACCGACCGGCTGCTGTCGAAGTCGCCGTTCAACGCGACGCACTGGCGGCGGCCGGCCTTCGACGCCGCGTTCGCGTCGGCCCAGGTGCTGACCGACGAGGCCGCGCGGGCGGCCAAGTACGGCGAGCTGCAGAAGACGGTGCGCGACGAGGGCGGCATCCTCGCCTGGGGACACCCCGACTACCTGATCGCCGTGTCGTCCAAGGTGCAGGGGGTCGAGGCGGTTCCGCCGAACACCCTGGACCAGGGCCGGTTCGACAAGGTGTGGCTGGCCTGA
- a CDS encoding TetR family transcriptional regulator C-terminal domain-containing protein, protein MPRVADHAERRLAIAAAFQKLVADEGLRRTSFARVAAEAGVSVGLIQHYFANRDELLLFAYQEGLRSIFDRVEARIQAGEAAGRPISSMVLDGLAELLPLDEQRTVEYRVQQSLRSEALNDDGLAQVVQQAAAALHERVATAVENGKECGEVEAAVDAGRSAMMILATADGLAAAVALARPASTPADAVLRPVLDLVFTGRCRHFDR, encoded by the coding sequence GTGCCTCGTGTCGCGGACCATGCCGAACGTCGTCTGGCCATCGCTGCCGCGTTCCAGAAGCTGGTCGCCGACGAAGGGTTGCGGCGTACGTCGTTCGCGCGGGTGGCCGCCGAGGCGGGAGTGTCGGTCGGGCTGATCCAGCACTACTTCGCGAACCGCGACGAGTTGCTGCTGTTCGCGTACCAGGAGGGGCTGCGGTCGATCTTCGACCGGGTCGAGGCGCGGATCCAGGCGGGTGAGGCGGCCGGCCGGCCGATCTCCTCGATGGTGCTGGACGGTCTGGCCGAGCTGCTCCCGCTCGACGAGCAGCGGACGGTCGAGTACCGCGTGCAGCAGAGCCTGCGGTCCGAGGCGCTCAATGACGACGGGCTGGCTCAGGTCGTCCAGCAGGCCGCGGCCGCGTTGCACGAACGGGTCGCGACCGCGGTCGAGAACGGCAAGGAGTGTGGTGAGGTCGAGGCGGCCGTCGACGCGGGCCGGTCCGCCATGATGATCCTCGCGACCGCCGACGGGCTGGCCGCCGCGGTCGCCCTCGCTCGCCCGGCGTCGACGCCGGCGGACGCCGTACTGCGGCCTGTTCTGGACCTGGTCTTCACCGGTCGCTGCCGGCACTTCGACCGCTGA
- a CDS encoding serine hydrolase domain-containing protein, with the protein MTSLLILLSPDEHVRERMAATQAPGVAYAVVSARDVVHTGTFGTDGDGKPVTASTPFLWGSVSKPVTATLAMTLAKSGELRLDAPVVSYLPAFRLKEPGAERITVRQLLNQTSGIPTSLTLTDQFDPGRRPLATIPDFATISAVSEPGAEHHYSSLNYLALSAVIEQVTGKPFADVLRTRLLEPLGMKGAITAPSDRLPPGHRYVFGQPVAMDSPYDAAGVGYGYLGGTLQDAIAFAQAQLGAAPKVLDSDLLTELHRGETPAGEGLEYGLGWRRWPLKNFGVDSDQPVVWHGGAVAGYQAAIMLLPSQDRAVVVLQNAYGTFQEPQLLDTAFGLTTLLAGGEPTPSKASISYPAALAGFVALALLLVVLLAFSIQRAIHPRRPRRLWRLALSLLLLGGLATILAWFLPRALGLELDQLVLWAPDLAWLVNTILGLIVLLAAAQVVLTARQRQVRPRTTDAGARLTGQ; encoded by the coding sequence TTGACCTCACTACTGATCCTCCTGAGCCCGGACGAGCACGTGCGGGAGCGCATGGCGGCGACCCAGGCGCCCGGCGTCGCGTACGCCGTCGTGAGCGCCCGCGACGTCGTGCACACCGGCACCTTCGGCACCGACGGCGACGGAAAGCCGGTGACCGCATCCACCCCGTTCCTCTGGGGCTCGGTCTCGAAGCCGGTCACCGCGACGCTGGCGATGACCCTGGCGAAGTCCGGCGAACTCCGGCTCGACGCCCCGGTCGTCAGCTACCTGCCGGCCTTCCGGCTGAAGGAACCAGGCGCCGAGCGGATCACCGTACGGCAACTGCTCAACCAGACCAGCGGAATCCCCACCTCACTGACCCTGACCGACCAGTTCGATCCCGGACGTCGACCGCTGGCGACCATTCCCGACTTCGCCACGATCAGCGCGGTCAGCGAGCCGGGCGCCGAGCACCACTACTCGAGCCTCAACTACCTGGCGCTCTCGGCGGTGATCGAGCAGGTCACCGGCAAACCGTTCGCCGACGTACTGCGGACGCGGTTGCTCGAGCCGCTCGGCATGAAGGGCGCGATCACCGCACCGAGCGATCGCCTGCCGCCCGGACACCGGTACGTCTTCGGGCAGCCGGTCGCCATGGATTCGCCGTACGACGCGGCCGGCGTCGGCTACGGCTACCTGGGCGGCACTCTGCAGGACGCGATCGCCTTCGCCCAGGCCCAGCTCGGCGCGGCCCCGAAGGTGCTGGATTCGGACCTGCTGACCGAACTGCACCGTGGCGAGACCCCTGCGGGCGAAGGGCTTGAGTACGGGCTCGGCTGGCGGCGCTGGCCGCTGAAGAACTTCGGTGTCGACTCGGACCAGCCGGTGGTGTGGCACGGCGGCGCGGTGGCCGGCTACCAGGCCGCGATCATGCTGCTGCCGTCGCAGGACCGGGCGGTCGTCGTACTGCAGAATGCGTACGGGACGTTCCAGGAGCCGCAGCTTCTGGACACGGCGTTCGGACTCACAACCTTGCTGGCAGGCGGCGAACCGACGCCCAGCAAGGCGAGCATCAGCTATCCCGCGGCACTCGCCGGGTTCGTCGCGCTCGCCTTGCTGCTCGTCGTACTGCTTGCCTTCAGCATCCAACGGGCGATCCACCCCCGCCGGCCCAGGAGACTGTGGCGCCTCGCCCTGTCGCTGCTCCTGCTCGGAGGGCTGGCCACGATCCTCGCCTGGTTCCTGCCGCGAGCCTTGGGTCTCGAGCTCGATCAACTCGTGCTCTGGGCACCGGATCTGGCCTGGCTGGTGAACACGATCCTGGGCCTGATCGTCCTGCTCGCCGCGGCCCAGGTCGTGCTCACCGCCCGTCAGCGGCAGGTCAGGCCGCGGACGACTGACGCAGGTGCTCGGCTGACGGGACAGTGA
- a CDS encoding MarR family winged helix-turn-helix transcriptional regulator, whose translation MAEVQWLDAREAQLWQTYRDSYRELMAALEGRMTANGGLSPADYALLHPLSSSEDGVLRTRELGKSVGWERSRLSHQVSRMEKRGLVIREECPSDARGSMVRITPAGRAAIEAAAPDHVDAVRTYVFDRLSREEQDVLAGLLERVLSGLPTRDLCRTDADC comes from the coding sequence ATGGCTGAGGTGCAGTGGCTCGATGCGCGCGAGGCGCAGCTGTGGCAGACGTACCGCGACTCCTACCGGGAGTTGATGGCCGCGCTGGAGGGCCGGATGACGGCCAACGGCGGCCTGTCCCCGGCCGACTACGCCCTGCTGCACCCGCTGTCGTCGTCCGAGGACGGCGTCCTGCGGACGCGCGAGCTCGGCAAGTCCGTGGGCTGGGAGCGCAGCCGCCTGTCGCACCAGGTCAGCCGGATGGAGAAGCGCGGCCTGGTAATCCGCGAGGAGTGTCCGTCCGACGCCCGCGGCTCGATGGTCCGGATCACGCCGGCCGGCCGGGCGGCGATCGAGGCGGCCGCGCCGGACCACGTCGACGCCGTCCGGACGTACGTGTTCGACCGGCTCTCCCGCGAGGAGCAGGACGTGCTGGCCGGCCTGCTCGAGCGCGTCCTGAGCGGCCTGCCGACCCGCGACCTGTGCCGCACCGACGCCGACTGCTGA
- a CDS encoding CopD family protein — protein sequence MTSSSTTARQSRRGTVAAGVVASGIVVCVVALLLAGGAPKSLPAGLHGASLPVSWAVPVLRLLADGAAIFCGGAVLAAVVLLKPEADGKLGQQGLRAVQDAAVAAGVWAVASIGGLVATASVILGLPLSHLAEHAAVAGQLDQVRALAVAVALTAVMAVVLSGCRTVATARFALVLTALALVGPLLTGHGAIERTGTWSVLATGSLVVHVLAATTWIGGLGAVIRYAKDGVETFSRLALICAVTVGATGLLTAEIHLGGREDGWGLITQWVTTGYGALVFAKAAAFAVLVAIGWWHRRATLPALADRPALFYRLAAVELLVMAGTVGLAVALSRTP from the coding sequence ATGACCAGTTCGTCCACCACGGCCCGGCAGTCGCGACGAGGCACGGTCGCCGCCGGAGTAGTTGCCTCAGGCATCGTCGTTTGCGTGGTCGCGCTGCTGCTCGCGGGTGGCGCGCCGAAGTCGTTGCCGGCGGGACTTCATGGCGCAAGCCTGCCGGTGTCGTGGGCAGTGCCCGTACTGCGGTTGCTCGCCGATGGGGCTGCGATCTTCTGTGGTGGTGCGGTGCTGGCCGCCGTCGTGCTGCTGAAGCCGGAGGCGGACGGAAAGCTTGGTCAGCAAGGGCTCCGGGCTGTCCAGGACGCGGCGGTGGCGGCCGGGGTGTGGGCGGTGGCGAGCATCGGTGGATTGGTCGCGACGGCTTCGGTGATCCTTGGGTTGCCGTTGTCGCACCTGGCGGAGCATGCCGCGGTGGCGGGGCAGCTTGATCAGGTGCGTGCATTGGCTGTTGCGGTGGCGCTGACAGCCGTAATGGCTGTTGTGCTGAGCGGGTGCCGGACGGTGGCCACGGCGAGGTTTGCTTTGGTGCTGACCGCGTTGGCTTTGGTTGGTCCGTTGCTCACCGGGCACGGGGCGATCGAGCGGACTGGGACCTGGAGTGTCCTCGCGACTGGGTCGCTAGTTGTGCATGTGCTTGCGGCGACTACTTGGATCGGGGGGCTCGGGGCGGTGATTCGCTACGCCAAGGACGGGGTCGAGACCTTCAGCCGGCTCGCGCTGATCTGTGCCGTGACGGTCGGCGCGACCGGGCTGCTCACCGCCGAGATCCACCTCGGCGGCCGCGAGGACGGCTGGGGGCTGATCACTCAGTGGGTCACCACCGGGTACGGCGCGCTGGTGTTCGCGAAGGCCGCGGCGTTCGCCGTACTGGTGGCCATCGGCTGGTGGCACCGCCGCGCGACGCTTCCCGCGCTCGCGGACCGGCCCGCGTTGTTCTACCGCCTCGCCGCCGTCGAGCTGCTGGTGATGGCCGGCACGGTCGGCCTGGCCGTGGCACTGTCCCGGACGCCGTGA
- a CDS encoding copper resistance protein CopC encodes MRKVLAVLAASLLVLVGSTGTAAAHAKLDSMTPGDGTTMAVPPTQVVLTFNEPVGSTGAQVQVKSPTGVNVALGDIQVIDNTVTQPVGAMIETGRYQVDARIVSADGHPITVAGAFTVTHAGHDPNSPVTPTAAPDEGNSNVVTIVAMSLVMLVVVALAIVIVRRRPAA; translated from the coding sequence GTGCGCAAAGTACTCGCGGTCCTGGCCGCGTCGCTGCTCGTCCTGGTGGGCTCCACCGGGACGGCGGCGGCGCACGCCAAGCTGGACTCGATGACGCCGGGCGACGGAACGACGATGGCGGTCCCGCCGACGCAGGTGGTGCTGACCTTCAACGAGCCCGTCGGCAGCACCGGCGCCCAGGTGCAGGTGAAGTCGCCGACCGGCGTGAACGTTGCCCTCGGCGACATCCAGGTGATCGACAACACCGTCACCCAGCCGGTCGGCGCGATGATCGAGACCGGCCGGTACCAGGTCGACGCCCGGATCGTCTCCGCCGACGGGCACCCGATCACCGTCGCCGGCGCCTTCACCGTGACCCATGCCGGTCACGACCCCAACAGCCCGGTCACGCCGACGGCAGCTCCTGACGAAGGCAACTCCAACGTCGTCACGATCGTCGCGATGTCCTTGGTGATGCTGGTGGTGGTCGCATTGGCCATCGTCATCGTACGCCGCCGTCCGGCCGCATGA
- a CDS encoding YcnI family protein has protein sequence MFTKVALRAAAISAASALVLVGAAGSASAHVTVSSPDAKPGGYAKLVFRVPTESDTASTTKLVVSLPADRPFASVGAQVKDGWKVVKTTTTLPAPVKVGDVTLTKAITTVTWTSTGAGVPANDFDEFALSVGRLPEGVDSLSFPAEQTYSDGEVVNWAEVAKSDTDKPEHPAPSLKLAAAITPVAATTDDGDESGSDVLARSLGGAGLLLGLIALGLAVRRTGASSGEAK, from the coding sequence ATGTTCACGAAAGTTGCCCTGCGCGCCGCCGCGATCTCCGCGGCGTCCGCGCTCGTCCTGGTCGGCGCGGCGGGCTCCGCCTCGGCCCACGTCACCGTCTCCTCCCCGGACGCCAAGCCGGGCGGGTACGCCAAGCTGGTGTTCCGCGTCCCGACCGAGTCCGACACCGCCAGTACGACGAAGCTCGTGGTCTCGTTGCCGGCCGATCGCCCGTTCGCGTCGGTCGGGGCGCAGGTGAAGGACGGCTGGAAGGTCGTCAAGACGACCACGACGCTGCCGGCGCCGGTCAAGGTCGGCGACGTCACGCTCACCAAGGCGATCACCACGGTCACCTGGACGTCGACGGGCGCCGGCGTACCGGCGAACGACTTCGACGAGTTCGCGCTGTCGGTCGGGCGGCTCCCCGAGGGCGTCGACTCGCTGAGCTTCCCGGCGGAGCAGACCTACAGCGACGGCGAGGTGGTGAACTGGGCGGAGGTCGCCAAGAGCGACACCGACAAGCCCGAGCACCCGGCGCCGTCGCTGAAGCTGGCCGCCGCGATCACCCCGGTCGCCGCCACCACGGACGACGGTGACGAGTCGGGCTCGGACGTGCTCGCCCGCTCGCTGGGTGGCGCGGGGCTGCTGCTGGGGCTGATCGCTCTGGGTCTGGCAGTACGTCGTACTGGCGCTTCCTCGGGTGAGGCCAAGTAG
- a CDS encoding ROK family protein produces the protein MSNDAGVAVLEVGGSHVTAAVVSQGSWEVGSLRRTPLDSQTSAEQIVTQLAAAATQLPLANGLALAMPGPFDYAAGIAWYRGVDKFDSLYGFDLGQSLRSQLDLDRVVFVNDAEAFTVGEWTTGTLQGLERCCGVTIGTGIGTAFLTNGQVVRTGDTVPPGGELYRTDIAGKPLEDWISSRAILRAYDGPDGIGVKEVAEAARAGDTHAHQTLVEAFTVLAEALTPWLARFGATRAVLGGSISGAFDLVSQVFTFDVAVTKDTEHSAIIGAAVRALA, from the coding sequence ATGAGCAACGATGCAGGGGTGGCCGTGCTGGAGGTCGGCGGCAGTCACGTGACCGCCGCGGTGGTCTCGCAGGGTTCGTGGGAGGTCGGGTCGCTCCGGCGTACGCCGCTGGACTCGCAGACCTCGGCCGAGCAGATCGTCACCCAGCTGGCCGCCGCGGCCACACAGTTGCCGTTGGCAAACGGATTGGCGCTGGCGATGCCCGGACCGTTCGACTACGCCGCCGGGATCGCCTGGTACCGCGGGGTCGACAAGTTCGACTCTCTCTACGGCTTCGACCTGGGCCAGAGCCTCCGCTCCCAGCTGGACCTCGACCGCGTCGTCTTCGTGAACGACGCCGAGGCCTTCACCGTCGGCGAGTGGACCACCGGCACGCTCCAGGGCCTGGAGCGCTGCTGCGGCGTCACCATCGGCACCGGCATCGGCACGGCGTTCCTCACCAACGGCCAGGTCGTCCGCACCGGCGACACGGTCCCACCCGGCGGCGAGCTCTACCGCACCGACATCGCCGGCAAACCCCTGGAAGACTGGATCTCCTCCCGAGCCATCCTCCGCGCGTACGACGGCCCCGACGGTATCGGCGTCAAAGAAGTCGCCGAAGCCGCCCGAGCCGGCGACACCCACGCCCACCAGACCCTCGTCGAAGCCTTCACCGTCCTCGCCGAAGCCCTCACCCCCTGGCTAGCCCGCTTCGGCGCCACCCGAGCAGTCCTCGGCGGCTCCATCTCCGGTGCGTTCGACCTGGTCAGCCAGGTCTTCACCTTCGACGTAGCAGTCACCAAGGACACCGAACACTCAGCCATCATCGGCGCCGCAGTACGTGCGCTCGCCTGA